The genomic DNA TTATGAAAGCCATGTAGCAGCACCAGCCATAGCAGCATCATGATGGCCAATATTTGCACAGCATTGAAAACTAAATGTTACAGGGATTAAAAGGCAAACAGCACAGCGTGGAACGTAGAGGTGGCCAAAATCTGCTGTTctactgatgtaaatctggagtaatcccACAGCAGGAAATGGCTATGACCGAATGGGCAAAGAGGCTGCATTTTTCAATTGTGTTAGCTTGACACAATTGCAAAGGCCCAATGAGATGAAGGTTAACAGATCTGAAGCAATGTTAATGGGCCGTGTTGCAGCATAGGCTTCTCTCAGGCTACAGCACGGCCAGCTAATGCAGGTTCATACACGTTAGCCTGCATCTCAGCGGTGTTTTCAATCATGTTATGctaacacaacaaaaaaaacaaaccctccctttttctctgtCAGGACAAggccagtggagttactccagatttagagTGGTGATATAAAGAGACTCAGGCCCAGACTCAAATGCACAGCTGtaataaaacaatattaaaagcCAAGATCTACTTGGTTACACTGACTGAAATCCAGAGAAACTCtctggacttcagtggagttcctccCTGgcgtaaatgaaatcagaatcaggctcaaggTTTGTAAAAGAGTCCAAGGGAAAATGCTTCTTTAGaccctgattctgccacccttactccagTATCTCTTGGCGATGCCGCCACTCTATCTGAGTAAGTGCGCCGGAATCTGGTCCTCAACATTTACACTTGTGTACAAAACTGCTCCACAAGAGTCGTGTGTCCCAACATTAACTGCTCTCCGTTTCTAATGAATAgccagttttaaaatataaatttaaatagCTAAATTGTACTAATCAATTAGGTTTTCCTTGTACAAATGGCAACTCCTTCCCTCAATGCATGCGAACAGctgcatttgtttacattttttttataacaGGTATGCCACATACAAAGCTTCTCAAGTGTGACATTCTGAACACAGAATGGGTCAATGTCAGCATCAGAACTGCGGCCTGAAACTCAAAGTTAAGCTACATGGACGAGGTTACTAAAAAGAATTCTTGTGTAGCTCTGTAACAACATAATACCTACCCGGCAATAGTTAACTACTGGCTAGGGAACAAAAGGAACTATTTCGTTCCATTCTCCTTCACTGACACATGGGCATAATCCTTTAATTAGAGCAGGCATTTTAAGAGGAAGCAAAATTCATTTTAGCTGCAAAAGGAAATCAGTGAAAAGGTTCTACACATCTATATGGTACATTCTCAGACTCACAGAAGGCAACTGCACTGGCACAAAAGAAAATGGGTGATAAAAAAATGCAACAGAATTAAATTTTTGCAAGGCTGGGAAGAGGGCAGTGGATGGGGTAGAGATCTGTAGGCATTTTCTATTATAACACAGTCCTGTTCTTTTCTCAGACTAGCAACTggtgactgacttcagtggaatgataCCAGTGTAAGTAAGAGTAGATTTAGGTGATTGCGCTGAAGTAtagcgcgcgcgcgtgtgtgtaaCTGCTGATTACTCGAGCAGAGCCTAACTACATGTATGAACTGTTGTCACAAAGCCATGCTTTGTAGACTTGGGGAAAGCCTAGCACACAGCACTGTTATGTCGAACAGTTAATAGCATGCTTCATCCCCACCTATGACGGGACAATTTATTCCCGCCCTGCCAACAAGAGCTGTGTTTGAAGAGTCTGAGGTTTCAGTACTGATAGAGAGTGCTCTACAGATGGGATGAACTACATTTTGATGTCTGGCCAGCATTTTCAGAAGGCTTCATATTCAGCATGTCGACCTCTAACTCATTCTGAAGTCCAAGATGCTGCTAAGTTAACtcaaatgtttcttcttttttctctgcATTCCGTTGACATACTCAGGTGcctcttttttctgctttttgtgttttttcttataTGGTTTCTTTTGCTTTATCTTGGAGTCTTTTTCACCAAGATTTTCCCTGTCAGATGTTCCAAGGCAAATTTCTCCACTCCCTGGGAAAACACAGGAATTTCCATCACAACTGACATCTTCACCTTTGTGTGGATCtttagctttctttttctttttccttggttGGTATTCAGTGTTTGCTATCTCCAGTTCTTCTTCCCACAAGCCATCTGTTCTGGAGCGTTTCACCTTTGGTTCTTCATAACTGTCCACGTTCTCTGCTTCAGCATTTTTCCGGCTTTTCTTTTTGGATCTGGTTTTCAGTCCTTGTGAAGACTCTAAGTCTTCAGCCGCAGTCGTGCCAGGATCAGCTAACTCACTCTCTGGTTCTTTCTGGAATTTCTTCAGTTTTGCCATGCGCTTGGCAAAATACTCTTGCACCGTCATGGTGCTGGTCACTGTATTACTATGGTCCACTGGGTTGGGCATCCCATGGTCTTCTTTTCTGTCCTCTTCCGGAGAATTCACACAGGCGTTGTCCTCCTGGGGGAAAATAATTTAAAGGCCATCAGGGAAAAGATTTTCAGCATATGAatttaaagagttttttttttgcatttcaacatctaaagagagaaaacaagaagGGTATCTCAGGTCAGACCCTAGCCCCTACTTTGAAAGTCATGGCAGaagtcccatggatttcagtgggaacaggatctaGAAATTAGTGCAGTGTGAAGGGGACAGGGAACCAACCAATCCACCTTCTTAAATTGGCAAGGGAAAGGAGAGACCATACTACAGTTTTTGTGAACATTGCCAATGTTTTGGTATCACACAAGGGGGTATACTGAGGAATAAGGAGATAAAATTAAGGCAAGGAACATTTAGAGACTTAAGGGGGCCTGATTCTTTATTGGTTTGCACCATATGCAGTCATCTACGCAAATGCAAAGCATCTTTAAAATGCTCCCAAATCCGAATAGTGtattacacccactttgcacaggtacaAATGTCTCCACAAGATGCAAAATGGTGAGGAAAAAATACAGTGAGCTCTATTAATCCGTGGCACAGTCTcccaggggaagaggtggaaaccTCATCCCTGGAAGATACTTAAAGCACTAGAACATATGTTGTAGGGAACACTccagcactggcaggaggagaTTGAGGTAACAAATCTCATCTAACACCTGTGATCATTTGAAAAGTTCTTTCATAACTTTTTCGTATCATTTCCCATTTGATCACAGTACCACACTACTTAATATAGTTCATTAAAGTTGCTGGACGCTTCTCATTATAAGACCGTTTTCTGTTTTTTCTAACTTTGCCaggctgacattttccatgccACATGTCCGCCTCAGGCTGCACATTCTGAGAAGATTTCAGCAAAAATGGCTCACTGTTTCTGATAATGAGGCtgggggaaaataatttttttcaataatgctcaagcaaccttaattctggcatttcttaacttttgagtgcttgactttgcaacctcaatgttcccttaatataatatatattacacacacagcaAAACTATCAGAAGGAACAAACTCCATTATAGGCCAGATTTAGCAAGGCTTTCACACCAAGAACCACTGCTGAACTCAACAGCGGTTCTACACACGCGTAGTTTGAGAGGAGATTCTGTATTTagacaatatatataaaataggaaGCAAATAACCACTGGGTTGAATAATGCACATACTGGATTAAGAAAAGGATTAACTTTTTAATAAAGCAACAGAAATAAACTGGGTTGAAAATACAAAGCATGTTAAGGTGTCCATTATTTACAAACAAGCAAGAAACAGATCTTGAAGTCACTgtgaataattctctgaaaacatccactcaatgtgcaacggCAGTAAAAAAGCTAGCCGAACATTGGGAATTATTAGGAAAGAGATCGATAAGACACTAAAtagcataatgccactatataaatccacggtataCCTACACCTTGAATAGTTCATGCAGTTACGGTCACCCcgtctcaaaagagatatattagaattggaataggtacagggaaggacaacaaaaataacaGCTTCCacttgaggagagattaaaaagactgggacttttcagcttggaaaggataCAACAAAGGAGGGATataatagagatctataaaatgatgactggtgtggacaaagtgaataaggaagtgttatttactccttctcacaacATGAGAACCAGGGGCCAcctaaagaaattaataggcagccggtttaaaacaaagtttttttttttttttaaatggagatatacctatctcatagcactggaagggcccctgaaaggtcattgagtccagccccctgccttcactggcaggatgaagtactgattttgctccagatcccttaaggattgaactcacaaccctaggtttaacaggccaacgcgcaaaccactgagctatccctaccctccaaaaAAAACTAAAGTATTtctgcacacaacacacagtcaacctgtggaactcgttgccaggtgatgttgtggaggccaaaagtataatggggttcaaaaaagaattagataagttcatggaggataggtccatctatggctattaaTTAAGATGGTCATAGATGCAAccctgtgctctgggtgtccgtagcctctgacAGCCAGAAGCTGTGAGTGGACAGTAGGGggtggatcactcgatgattgtctgttctattaattccctcgggggcacctggcattggccattgtcggaagtcaggatgctgggctagctggacctttgatctgacccagtatggccgttcttatcttGTACCAGCACAAAGTTGGTGTAAAATGCAATCAGATCAGAATGGTAGCTAGCATTTTATAGCCACATCGATTTAAACTGCTGCACAGGGTGAAGGGCAGCAGTGAACGGGGAGAATATAAAACCACTGATCTCAAATACTGTAGTTATTGTTTGGTGGCATACACGAGTGGACTCAGTCCTCTTTAGGATATGATATTTAACTGGCTAGCTGAAGTGGGGTTTTCTAAGTTTTGAAGTGAGGATTTCCAGGTACAGATCTTTACTCATGTCAGTAATATTTACTCGTGTGAGCAAGAATTTGCAGGTTTGTGTCATTATCGAAGTATCAAGAGTGGCTACTTCCTCATATCTGCTCTCAAGAGAGTTATTCTAGTGGAACGAAAATAACGTTACACTTGAGATTCCAGTAATGTTTGCATGGCCGCTTAAAAAAATTAGGTACTTTTCCCTCTAGGAATACACCTTGTTTAAAAGGGGGAATTTAAGCACAGTTAATGCAACTGTAGGACTCTTAttaagaaatgttatttaaagCTGaattcctgcttctccccccacaaTTTTTCTACATTTGATGAGGGAAGATGCCGGAAAAGCTTGACAAGGCAGAATCCACAGAATAAATTGTTAGATTGTTAGCACAGCCCAGTCTTTGTAACAAGATACCTTCCAGTTTGAGTCCTATCAAGCAACATTGGTGCAGATCAAAAATAGCTGCCCCGGTAAAG from Chelonoidis abingdonii isolate Lonesome George chromosome 3, CheloAbing_2.0, whole genome shotgun sequence includes the following:
- the PINX1 gene encoding PIN2/TERF1-interacting telomerase inhibitor 1 translates to MAARQVNRGLCAPLAQKAPKMAMLAEPRKKQKWSVDPRNSAWSKDESKFGQKILEKMGWSKGKGLGVQEQGSTEHIKVQVKNNTLGLGAAINYEDNWIAHQDDFNQLLAELNNCHRQGESEPSSEQKKTFSLEEKSRSSRKRVHYMKFAKGKDLSSRSEDDLSCIFGKRQNTKTEEDNACVNSPEEDRKEDHGMPNPVDHSNTVTSTMTVQEYFAKRMAKLKKFQKEPESELADPGTTAAEDLESSQGLKTRSKKKSRKNAEAENVDSYEEPKVKRSRTDGLWEEELEIANTEYQPRKKKKKAKDPHKGEDVSCDGNSCVFPGSGEICLGTSDRENLGEKDSKIKQKKPYKKKHKKQKKEAPEYVNGMQRKKKKHLS